A genomic region of Polyangiaceae bacterium contains the following coding sequences:
- a CDS encoding sulfotransferase: protein MSTAAPIGFQIMPLPRWLRVANGAAAIVSGERWELTPERFMTAAGHAAGLPPEFPAHVHEALEVLCKSLRDDAKLHWFGTANTEDLLVTGLAEMLRVEKMFADDPSLAKTPLLSPVIVTGLPRSGTTFLHRLLSASPDAIGVPMYRHVYPTRPEPFDYRLRLTQVKFFPWLAASKVYGLDAIHYVRPELPDECNFGMRLAGRSIIYWATSPVHTYLRWLLTQDLREGYQLYRKVLILHQRANPGRRLTLKCPHHLAWLPALTETLPEAIIVQTHRDPVEVVPSECKLILSLQGLSVREIDVQRTVESNHLKVVTYAERSAAFADTDAGRRILHLDYRTLVRDPVGAAADIHQRANLPFTSAHRNTLGRFAAENRQHKHGKHVYSLGEFGLDEAKIKREFAAYRERFLRA from the coding sequence ATGAGCACCGCGGCACCCATTGGTTTTCAAATCATGCCATTGCCTCGGTGGCTGCGTGTCGCCAACGGCGCGGCAGCGATCGTAAGTGGCGAGCGCTGGGAATTGACGCCCGAGCGATTCATGACGGCCGCGGGTCATGCTGCGGGGCTGCCGCCTGAATTTCCGGCGCACGTCCACGAAGCGCTCGAGGTATTATGCAAATCGCTGCGGGACGATGCGAAGTTGCATTGGTTTGGCACGGCCAATACCGAGGATCTGCTCGTCACGGGGCTGGCTGAAATGTTGCGCGTCGAAAAGATGTTTGCCGATGATCCATCGCTCGCCAAAACGCCGCTGTTGTCGCCGGTCATCGTGACGGGGCTGCCACGTTCGGGAACGACATTTCTTCACCGGCTATTGTCGGCATCGCCCGATGCGATAGGCGTGCCGATGTATCGACATGTCTACCCGACGCGACCTGAGCCCTTCGATTATCGTTTGAGACTGACGCAGGTCAAGTTTTTCCCTTGGCTTGCCGCGAGCAAGGTGTATGGCCTCGACGCCATTCATTACGTGCGCCCGGAGCTCCCCGACGAATGCAACTTCGGAATGCGTTTGGCCGGACGATCAATCATCTACTGGGCCACGAGTCCGGTACACACGTATTTGCGTTGGCTCTTGACGCAGGATCTACGCGAGGGTTACCAACTTTATCGAAAGGTGCTCATTTTGCACCAACGCGCCAATCCCGGGCGGCGCCTGACGCTCAAGTGCCCCCATCATCTTGCCTGGCTGCCGGCGCTCACGGAAACACTTCCCGAGGCAATCATTGTGCAGACCCATCGAGATCCTGTGGAGGTCGTGCCGTCGGAATGCAAACTGATCTTGTCACTGCAAGGTCTTTCGGTTCGTGAGATCGACGTGCAGCGAACCGTCGAATCGAATCACCTCAAGGTGGTCACGTATGCGGAGCGGTCTGCTGCTTTTGCCGATACGGACGCGGGGCGGCGGATCCTGCATCTCGATTACCGAACGCTCGTCCGAGATCCGGTAGGAGCAGCTGCCGATATCCACCAGCGGGCAAACCTGCCGTTCACGTCCGCGCATCGAAATACGCTCGGCAGGTTTGCTGCGGAAAATCGCCAGCACAAACACGGCAAACATGTGTACAGCTTGGGCGAGTTCGGCTTGGATGAAGCCAAAATCAAACGAGAATTCGCTGCCTATCGCGAGCGGTTTCTCCGTGCCTGA
- a CDS encoding DUF1549 domain-containing protein, which yields MMMNLGNIAWKGAALAGLMLGLFACGGNEDPNKLLGGPNGAQPCPPDTGGAGGTGGGATGGAAGSTGSAGAGTGGAVASGSSSSSSSGTATGNPTLDARAISYTEALRTASIKLVGKLPTLAQMEDVRLSPDPKATYEKLVDEFMNSPRFAAAMVEFWKNTFRSGGAAAGGVPNRDGAPNFAAQIITEGLDYRLMFTAASGTCPTFDPMAGTFTPADCPNGPLTAGVLSDAGLMYQYASALAFRRTRFIQETFTCRKLPAEWSSMPVPKGAGSYTSPWPFESIGDLSNGGRIAFQDTTAAICANCHTTMNHRTPIFARYDDMGKYVEPTVGMDGILEFSVAVPVEGNPLAKMSDYLVPGETTAWKFGKPAANVAEFGQQMAADDEIARCAVLRMWNYAFSKGDAVYDLGDAPDSVIGSLVNDFKANGYILRNTLRAVFVHDDFVRF from the coding sequence ATGATGATGAACCTTGGCAATATAGCGTGGAAAGGAGCGGCGCTCGCGGGCCTGATGCTGGGCCTATTCGCGTGCGGCGGCAACGAGGATCCTAATAAGCTCCTCGGCGGCCCGAACGGCGCCCAGCCCTGTCCACCCGATACGGGCGGCGCAGGAGGTACGGGTGGCGGCGCGACGGGAGGAGCGGCCGGTAGCACGGGTAGCGCAGGCGCGGGCACGGGTGGTGCGGTGGCGAGCGGCAGCAGCAGCAGCAGTTCGTCCGGCACGGCTACGGGCAATCCCACCCTCGATGCGCGCGCGATTTCATACACCGAAGCGTTGCGCACGGCGAGCATCAAGCTCGTTGGCAAGCTGCCGACGCTTGCGCAGATGGAAGACGTGCGGCTCTCGCCGGACCCGAAAGCCACGTACGAAAAGCTCGTCGACGAATTCATGAATTCGCCGCGTTTCGCAGCAGCGATGGTCGAGTTCTGGAAGAACACGTTCCGTTCCGGCGGAGCGGCGGCCGGCGGCGTTCCAAATCGCGATGGCGCCCCGAATTTCGCCGCGCAGATCATCACCGAAGGCCTCGACTACCGCCTCATGTTCACGGCGGCGAGCGGCACGTGTCCCACGTTCGACCCGATGGCAGGCACGTTTACTCCAGCGGATTGTCCCAATGGGCCGCTCACGGCAGGCGTGCTCTCCGACGCGGGGCTCATGTACCAATACGCCAGCGCGCTCGCTTTCCGTCGCACACGATTCATTCAAGAAACGTTCACCTGTCGCAAGCTGCCGGCCGAATGGAGCTCGATGCCCGTTCCAAAAGGTGCTGGCAGCTACACGTCACCGTGGCCGTTCGAATCGATTGGCGACCTGTCCAATGGCGGTCGCATCGCCTTCCAAGACACGACGGCTGCCATCTGCGCCAACTGCCATACGACGATGAACCATCGCACGCCGATTTTCGCGCGCTACGACGACATGGGCAAATACGTCGAGCCCACGGTGGGCATGGATGGCATTTTGGAATTCTCCGTCGCGGTTCCCGTCGAGGGCAATCCGCTGGCGAAAATGTCCGACTACCTCGTGCCGGGTGAAACGACGGCGTGGAAGTTCGGCAAACCCGCTGCGAACGTCGCCGAATTCGGGCAGCAAATGGCCGCCGACGACGAAATCGCCCGGTGCGCCGTGCTGCGCATGTGGAACTACGCGTTCTCGAAGGGCGATGCCGTTTATGATCTCGGCGATGCACCCGATAGCGTCATCGGATCGCTCGTCAACGACTTCAAGGCGAATGGCTACATCCTACGCAACACGCTCCGAGCCGTGTTCGTCCACGACGACTTCGTGAGGTTTTAA
- a CDS encoding protein kinase yields the protein MRPDEIRPGGLVAGKFRIRTILGRGHGVLVEAFNTEFDQRVAIRLLLPGQTDDKELERFRREARTLAKLESEHVARIIDVGTQPDGTFYLVRQFLEGTDLAAYLRTRGRLSLQEASLLVLQAAEAVAETHGHGIILREMQPQHLFVTTRAGGSPLVKLIDFGTSKLMRDVAGPGGGEMTATTVVGLSAYASPEVLRKSKTIDVRADVWSLGALLYFVLTGRPPFDGDMATLLLQIAKDNPQPITQLRPDLPREIDQIVAWSMAKEAEGRFANVHAFAHALRPFVTAEGQVLIDRIGAITHAAANKKKTGSVPPPPAAAKPADDDGEEATRMMNAASLNIADLMPPGGGDAPMERTMFLAGDFVPSSPAPPGKPPLPTPRPAAGAGGPPPPKPAAAATPLPGSPSAFPGPNPGLGGAPMPVIPPSPALPALPADAARPALPAWASRGPDAATPPGSVLSASDGDNPFAKKTDKRIVIGAIAAVAVLIPTLLAIVFVGGGDDKPEGTTATGDSADPIAVNAPSAAATPGQTAPTTTADPVAALPTATDTADTANQPPPSGGGAAPPSTGGGSSTAKNPPATTNKGTSPPPPPPPPPPPPPPPPPPPPAGGGNGTLVAVAVGGSCAFSVNGASKGTSSQLKLSMPPGTYSVSCKPASGAQKSRSVIIKPGETAMAMFKLQ from the coding sequence ATGCGACCTGACGAAATTCGCCCCGGCGGCCTGGTGGCCGGAAAATTCCGGATTCGGACCATTCTCGGTCGGGGACATGGGGTCCTCGTCGAGGCATTCAACACCGAGTTCGATCAGCGTGTTGCGATCCGTTTGCTCCTACCCGGGCAGACCGACGACAAGGAGCTCGAACGTTTTCGACGAGAAGCGCGCACTTTGGCGAAGCTCGAATCCGAGCACGTGGCGCGCATCATCGATGTCGGGACGCAACCCGACGGCACGTTCTACCTCGTTCGCCAGTTCCTCGAGGGGACTGATCTTGCAGCGTATCTGAGAACGCGGGGCCGTTTGTCTTTGCAGGAGGCATCGCTGCTCGTGCTTCAAGCGGCCGAAGCGGTGGCCGAGACGCACGGGCACGGCATCATTTTGCGGGAGATGCAGCCGCAGCACTTGTTTGTGACGACACGTGCTGGAGGATCGCCTCTCGTCAAGCTCATCGACTTTGGCACATCGAAGCTCATGCGCGACGTTGCGGGGCCTGGTGGCGGCGAGATGACGGCGACGACGGTCGTTGGTTTGTCCGCGTACGCATCCCCTGAAGTGCTTCGCAAATCGAAGACGATCGACGTGCGTGCCGACGTTTGGTCGCTTGGCGCATTGCTCTACTTCGTATTGACGGGCCGGCCGCCATTCGACGGCGACATGGCCACGCTTCTTTTGCAGATCGCGAAGGACAATCCGCAGCCCATCACGCAGTTGCGGCCCGACCTGCCGCGCGAGATCGACCAGATCGTCGCGTGGTCGATGGCCAAGGAAGCCGAGGGCCGGTTTGCCAATGTGCACGCGTTTGCCCACGCGCTTCGTCCGTTCGTCACGGCGGAGGGCCAGGTCCTCATCGATCGCATTGGTGCGATTACGCATGCTGCGGCGAACAAGAAGAAGACCGGGTCGGTTCCGCCGCCGCCGGCGGCTGCGAAGCCTGCGGACGACGATGGCGAGGAAGCGACGCGCATGATGAATGCGGCGTCGCTGAACATCGCGGATCTCATGCCGCCCGGTGGTGGTGATGCGCCCATGGAGCGCACGATGTTCCTCGCGGGGGATTTCGTTCCAAGCTCGCCGGCGCCACCGGGCAAACCGCCGCTGCCGACGCCGCGTCCAGCGGCCGGAGCGGGTGGTCCGCCGCCGCCCAAGCCCGCGGCCGCGGCGACGCCACTGCCGGGTTCGCCGTCGGCGTTTCCCGGGCCGAACCCGGGGCTCGGTGGTGCGCCCATGCCGGTGATTCCGCCATCGCCTGCATTGCCTGCATTGCCTGCAGACGCTGCGCGTCCTGCGCTTCCTGCGTGGGCTTCTCGCGGTCCCGATGCGGCGACGCCGCCGGGGTCGGTGCTTTCGGCGTCGGATGGGGACAATCCGTTTGCCAAGAAAACCGACAAACGCATCGTCATCGGTGCCATTGCGGCCGTGGCGGTCCTCATTCCGACGCTCTTGGCAATCGTTTTCGTGGGGGGTGGTGATGACAAACCCGAGGGCACGACGGCGACGGGCGACAGTGCTGACCCGATTGCGGTGAATGCTCCGTCGGCGGCTGCCACGCCGGGACAAACCGCTCCCACGACGACGGCGGACCCCGTTGCGGCGCTGCCGACCGCGACCGATACGGCTGACACCGCAAATCAGCCACCGCCTTCGGGTGGTGGTGCTGCGCCTCCGTCGACGGGTGGAGGCAGTTCCACTGCGAAAAACCCGCCCGCGACCACGAACAAGGGCACGTCGCCGCCGCCGCCGCCACCACCTCCGCCGCCACCACCTCCGCCGCCACCTCCGCCGCCGCCGGCGGGAGGAGGCAATGGCACGCTCGTCGCCGTTGCCGTTGGTGGCTCGTGTGCGTTTTCGGTCAATGGAGCGTCGAAAGGTACGAGCTCGCAGCTCAAGCTTTCAATGCCGCCGGGAACGTATTCGGTCAGTTGCAAACCCGCCAGTGGTGCTCAGAAATCGCGCAGCGTCATCATAAAACCCGGCGAAACGGCGATGGCGATGTTCAAGCTCCAATAA
- a CDS encoding DUF3570 domain-containing protein: protein MRRSRQLTNSLLASALALGLACSALVPSTAFAGPKDSEGLAAVTEAYNEFVEAKYDKAINRLNAALNACKGKACEPNVRAQILMAIGVIQGAGKKKLPDAKAAFEKALTEDPKITLDKEWATKELEQAFVEARQATAKPTRPPATKAQLAAVEAAKASFASKDFAGCMAELIADSEFAAGKLMLARCEDGLGQLLEAKNDAELALKYANEEGTFEIAEEAKAFLEQLKVDTPTITLQIPSSWTDVEVKVDGVPIPKDKLKNPIPHNPGKATIEAKGKRGKFPAAYKTTEAFDRGEQITVNVDQGGAGGNNSAVFQCMQAARTPADMQRCIDTGGKGRGFTLKAGLETMFYSDNFDVTVVSPAVFLSGENPTAGWSVGASFVVDVVSAASPDIVATASRRWNEVRYAGSLSGDVKIKSARVGLNGAVSIEPDYIARGVGASFSTDLHSKMITPTLAYNFGFDILGRADTPLDVFREDIYRHTIDAGVSFVIDASTIVVGGATAEFILGDTSKPYRHIPMFASAIAGQIPSGATPQLIASNRLPFAPLEQLPTERSRFALFGRASKRFEKATIRGDERLYVDSWGQLASTTDGRIYYDVNDDLRLGGHLRFNAQGPVSFWKRAYTAELLPTGGWNIPQLRTSDRELGPLIGGMAGVSVRYALASVLSAQLQVEGLYSRYLDHIYVVNRLGLFTAATLELEVD from the coding sequence GTGCGGCGCTCCCGACAACTGACCAATTCGCTTTTGGCGAGTGCCCTCGCGCTCGGTCTCGCATGCTCGGCGCTCGTGCCATCGACTGCGTTTGCCGGACCCAAGGACTCCGAGGGGCTTGCTGCAGTCACCGAGGCATACAACGAGTTTGTCGAAGCCAAATACGACAAAGCCATCAATCGGCTCAATGCGGCGCTGAATGCCTGCAAGGGCAAGGCTTGTGAGCCCAACGTTCGCGCCCAGATCCTCATGGCCATCGGTGTCATTCAGGGCGCAGGGAAAAAGAAGCTGCCTGATGCGAAAGCGGCATTCGAGAAAGCGCTGACGGAAGATCCGAAGATCACGCTCGACAAAGAGTGGGCCACGAAGGAGCTCGAGCAGGCGTTTGTCGAAGCACGACAAGCGACGGCGAAGCCCACGCGTCCTCCGGCGACGAAAGCGCAGCTCGCAGCGGTCGAAGCGGCGAAGGCATCGTTTGCGAGCAAAGACTTTGCTGGGTGCATGGCCGAGCTCATCGCCGACTCCGAGTTTGCCGCGGGCAAACTCATGCTCGCCAGGTGCGAAGACGGGCTCGGTCAACTTCTCGAAGCGAAGAACGATGCCGAGCTCGCGCTGAAATACGCGAATGAAGAGGGCACCTTCGAGATCGCCGAGGAGGCCAAGGCATTTCTCGAGCAGCTCAAGGTCGATACGCCGACCATCACGCTGCAGATCCCGAGCTCTTGGACCGACGTCGAGGTCAAGGTCGACGGCGTACCGATTCCAAAGGACAAACTCAAAAATCCCATCCCGCACAATCCGGGCAAGGCGACGATCGAAGCCAAAGGCAAACGGGGTAAGTTTCCTGCGGCGTACAAGACGACCGAGGCGTTCGATCGCGGCGAGCAGATCACGGTCAACGTCGATCAAGGCGGTGCGGGAGGGAACAACAGCGCCGTTTTTCAATGCATGCAGGCCGCTCGCACGCCCGCCGACATGCAGCGCTGCATCGACACCGGCGGTAAAGGCCGTGGTTTCACGCTCAAAGCCGGCCTCGAGACGATGTTCTACTCGGACAACTTCGACGTCACGGTCGTGTCACCGGCGGTGTTCTTGTCCGGGGAAAACCCCACCGCGGGTTGGTCGGTCGGTGCGAGTTTCGTCGTCGACGTCGTTTCTGCGGCATCACCGGACATCGTTGCGACCGCATCTCGACGGTGGAACGAGGTTCGTTACGCGGGCAGTTTGTCGGGGGACGTCAAGATCAAGTCGGCTCGCGTTGGGCTAAACGGCGCCGTGTCCATCGAGCCCGACTACATCGCGCGCGGTGTGGGTGCTTCTTTCAGCACTGACCTTCACAGCAAGATGATCACTCCGACGCTCGCGTACAACTTCGGCTTCGACATCCTCGGGCGCGCAGATACGCCGCTCGACGTGTTCCGCGAGGACATCTACCGGCACACGATCGATGCTGGCGTGTCGTTCGTCATCGATGCGAGCACCATTGTCGTCGGTGGCGCGACGGCCGAGTTCATCCTCGGCGACACGTCGAAGCCGTATCGTCACATCCCGATGTTCGCTTCGGCGATCGCGGGTCAGATCCCGTCGGGTGCCACGCCGCAGCTCATCGCATCGAATCGCTTGCCGTTTGCCCCTCTGGAACAGCTCCCGACGGAACGCAGTCGGTTTGCCCTTTTCGGGCGCGCGTCGAAGCGTTTTGAAAAGGCGACGATTCGCGGCGACGAACGCCTCTACGTCGACAGTTGGGGGCAGCTTGCGAGCACGACGGATGGGCGCATTTACTACGACGTGAACGACGATCTCCGCCTTGGTGGGCACCTTCGTTTCAACGCGCAGGGACCCGTGAGTTTTTGGAAACGCGCGTACACGGCGGAGCTCTTGCCGACGGGCGGCTGGAACATTCCTCAACTGCGAACGAGCGACCGGGAGCTCGGGCCACTCATTGGCGGCATGGCGGGAGTGAGCGTGCGTTATGCGCTCGCCAGTGTGCTTTCCGCGCAGCTTCAGGTCGAAGGGCTCTACAGCCGCTACCTCGATCACATCTACGTCGTGAATCGGCTCGGCTTGTTCACGGCTGCGACGCTCGAGTTGGAGGTCGACTGA